The Amycolatopsis coloradensis sequence GTACGGGCCTCGCCGTCGACGGTCCAGGACAGTGTCGCCGTCCCGCCGGAAAGCGAGACCTCGACCAGAGGCCCGAAGTGGAACGCGAGACGGCAGTGCTGTGCCTCGCCACCGCGGACCTCGTCGAGAATCCGCAGTCCAGTGCCTTCCAGCTCCACCGAACGCCGGTGGACGGACGGCGCGTAGCCGTCGTGCTCCGCGCTCCAGCGCGACGGCGTTCCCGCGGCGATCACGGTGGTGACGGCGTGTTTCGTCCACAGGAACGGACCGCCGGAGACCGACTGGTCGGCGCGGGAGAGTTCGAGCGTGTTGTGCCCGGCCGTGGACCGGAAGTACGACCGCCACTTCGGTTCGCCGTGGTAGCAGTAGGTCCCGGGGTCGGCGAGGATGTCGACGCCGTCGTGCCGGACCTCCACCGAGAGCGCGTCCGCGTGGGCGTGGGCGGCGATGGACAGGAAGCCGTGCGGCCCGCCGTCACAGCGGCACCAGATCCCGCCGTCCCGCAGGATGGTCATCCCGGCGTCGGCGAAGTCGTCCCGCCGCCGCACCGGACGCCGCGCGCCGACCCGGATGTCCTTGGCCAGCGCGGAGAAGAGCTGCGTGCGGATGTCCCCGCCCGGGGTCTCCGGCCACCAGTCCAACCGTCCGAAAAGGACGGACCCGGTGTCGAGCAGCGAGGTCCAGCGACCGGTGTCCTCACCGTCGACGATGAGGCCGAAACCATCGTCCGCGTCACCCTGCCTCGGCGGGCGCAGCCGGTTGTCCACAATGGACGCCAGAGCGTCGGTCATCCGAAGCAGCACGAGCCAGGTCGACTCGGGCACCGCGACCCCGGCGGCCTTCGCCTCCAGCGCCCCGGCGAGGCCCAGTTCCAGGACGAGCCCGTGGTACTCGGTGGCGAGTTCCCGGTTCAGACCGGAGTCGAAGGTGTTGTGCCGCAACATCTTGTCGAGCGACGCGAGCGCCGTGTCCCGCCATGCGGCGGATTCCGGGAACCAGGCGAACGCACAGGCCGCGGCGAGCTGTCCCGCGTCCTCGGCGATCACGTGGTTGTTCGCCGACGAACCCCGGCTCGGGAACGCCGCCAGCCAGCGCTGGTGGTGCCAGATCTGGCCGAGGGCCACGGGGTTGTCCTCGAATAGCGACGGCGCCTGCGCCCAGCCGTCGAGCAGGCGCCGGACCCACACCCACGACAGCAGCCGGATACCGAGTTCGATCCCGCTGACCCAGTGCACCCCGCGCATCGGCGGATTGGCCGCCCACCACGACTTCAGGTGCGCGGCGACGCGCTCGGCGTACCGGTCCTCACCGGTCAGGGCGTACGCGGCGGCCAGCACGGTGAGGTGCTGGTGCCGCGACGGCTCCCAGATCTGCTTGATGTCGCCGACGGCGTCCTCGTTCCGGTACGGGATGTCGAAGGAGTACACATCGGACGGTGCGCGGCGGCCGGTCTTCGGGTCGTACGACCAGTCCGGGGCGACGAGGTCGTCCCGCTCGACGCCGAAGTACTCCGCGCGCCCGTCCATCAGCCGGTCGGCGGTGACGAGCAGATCCTTCACTGCTTCACCCGAAACGGCGGCGAGGACGTCTTCACCGGGCACCGTCACGAACCGGCGATCCGGCAGCCAGGCGGGCTTCTCCCCCGCGACCCCGCGCCACTGGCGTTTGCGCACGACGTCGGTGACCCGGCCGGCGATCTCGGCGGGCCCCATCCGCGACAGTCTTCGCAGATACCAGGACGGATCCATCAGCCGAGTCCCTCCGTGCCGATCCGCACCACGGCGCCGGTCTCCAGGCTGCGGTTGACCGCGAGCGTGGCCAGCGTCGTCGAAACGAGCGACTCGACCGAGACCGGCATCGCGACACCGGTGGTCAGCGCGTCGACGAACGCTTCGAGTTCGGCGGCCTGCCCCTTGTCCCGGCCCTTGGGGATGCGGGAGCTGGCCCACTTCTTGCGGCCGAACACCGACGCGCGCGCGAAGTCGTCGAATTTCAGCACCTTGCCGTCGGCGGTGAGATCGATCGTTTCCTTGGGGAACGCCGACGAACCGTTGGTGGTGTACGCGATCGACGCCGTCGAGCCGTCCGGATAGCGCAGCAGGATCTGGAGGTCCTGGTGCCCGGGCGTCGCGGTGGCGTAGACGGAGACCGGGTCGGAGCCCAGCAGCCAGCTGACCGTGTCGATGAAATGCCCGCCCTCGCCGGCGAACCGCGAGCCCTCACTGTCGGCCTGGTTGTACCAGCTGGTCGCGTCGAGCTGCCCGGCGTTGACCAGGTAGCGCACGGAAGCCGGGCCGATCCGCGGGCCGAACTGGCGCACCGACTCGTTCAGCAGCGGGGCGAACCGGCGGTTGAAGCCGACCTGCAGCCGGTCGTTGCCGGATTCCTCGATCGCGCCGAGCACGACCTCGAGTTCCTTCTCCGACAGCGCGAGCGGCTTCTCGACGAAGACCGCCTTGCCCGCGAGCAGCGCCCTCCTGGTCAGCTCGGCGTGCGAGCTGTGCCTGGTCACGATGAACACGGCGTCGATCGAGGAGTCTTCGAGCATCGCGTCGACGTCGGTGGAGGCGCGGGCGAAGCCGAACTTGCGCTTGGCGTTCGCGCCCGAGAGCGCGGACGTGGTGACGACTTCGAAGAGGTCGAGGTACTCCATCTCCACGAGATGCGGGAGAAGCATCGAGGACGCGTAGTTGCCGGCGCCGATGAAACCGATCCGCAGGCTGTCGGGCTTCGGCACCGCGCGCGAAGTCACCGTCTTCGGGAGGGCGACCGAGGTGACGTGCTCGGTGGTGGTAGCGGCGCGCTTCTCGTACTCGAACAGCACCGCGACGGCCTTGAGCTCGCCCTCGTTGAGCTTCCGGTACGTCTCGACGGCGTCGGAGAAGGCCGAGACATGCGAGATCAGCGGCTCGACGTCGAGACGGCCGCTGCCCATCAGGTCGACGACGCATTCGAGATTGCGGCGCTCGGTCCAGCGGACCTGGCCGATCGGGTAGTCGCGGCCTTCGAGTTCGTACTCCGGGTCGTAGCGACCGGGGCCGTACGAACGGGAGAACCGGACGTCGAGTTCCTTCTCGTAGTAGGCGTTCCACGGCAGATTCAGCGAGCACTTGCCGATGTCGATCACCCGGCCGCGGTCGCGGGCCAGCTTCGCGGCCAGCTCCACCGGCTCGTTCGTGCTGCCGCCCGCGGCGAGGTACACCTGGTCGACGCCGTGCCCGGAGCTGATCTCCGCGACCGCGGTGTCGATGACGCCCGACCCGGGATCACCGCATTTCAGCGCCCCGAGTCGTTCGGCGAGCTCGCAGCGCGCCGGGTCCGGGTCGACACCGACCACACGGACCCCGGAGGCGACCAGCAGCTGCACGACCAACTGGCCGATCAGGCCGAGCCCGATGACCAGCGCGATGTCACCGATCTGCGGTTCGCCCTGGCGGACCCCCTGCATCGCGATCGAGCCGACCGTGCCGAACGCGGCGTGCCGAGGGTCGACGCCGTCGGGCACCTTGGAGTACAGGTTCTTGGGCACCCAGTTCAGCTCCGCGTGCAGCGCGTGCTCGTTCCCCGCGCACGCCACGTAATCCCCGACGGCGACGTCGTCGATGCCCGCGCCGACCTCCTCGACGACGCCGCACAGCGAGTACCCCAGTGGCGTGTACGAGTCGAGTTTGTTCATCGCCTTGCGGTACGTGGCGCCGAGCCCGTTCGTCGCGACGCTCTGCATCACCTTCGCGACCTGATCCGGCCGGGCCTTCGCCTTGCCCACCAGCGAAAGGCTCGCCTCGGACACCTTCATCATCTCGGTGCCGGTGGAGATCAGCGAATAGGCGGTGCGGACCAGCACACCCCCCGGTTTGCACGCGGGCACTTCGACGTCGAGGAGCGCCAGCTCCCCGCTCTTGTAGTTCTGCACTACCTGCTTCACGTCGCTCCTCAGCGATCAGGGTGGCGGTCGAGCGTGGGTCCAGTCGGTCGTGAGTGGCGATTCGGCTTCTAACCCGANNNNNNNNNNTCCGATCTGGCGATTCGGCTTCTAACCCGAATCGCCACTCACGACCCGCTGGACCAAGCTGTGACGGCGCCGCGATACCAGTACTCGAGGGTCAAGATGTGCCAGAGATGCTTGGATCGGTCCTGCTGACCGGACGCGTCTTCGTCGACGAGCTTCCGCAGGGCCTCACGACGGAGGAACCCGGCCTTCACCAATTCACCTTCGTTCGTCACCTCGCGCACCAACGGCGCGAGGTCGCGGCTCATCCAGGCCCGCAGCGGCGCGCTGAACAGGCCCTTCGACCGGTGCACGATCTCGGCGGGAAGGATCGACAGCGCCGCTTCCTTCAGCGCCATCTTCCCTTGGCGCTTCACGATCTTCCGGTCACCGGGGATCCGAAACGCGGCCTTCACGACCTCGATGTCGACGAACGGCGTCCGCACCTCGGCCGACGCCGCCATACTGGACCGGTCGGTGTAGGCGAGGTTGAGCCCCGGCAGGAAGAGCCGGGAATCGGCGAGGCACATGCGGTTCACGAAGTCCGACAACGTGTTGTCGTGGTAGGTGTCCGCGTGCTCGGTGATCACGTCGTCGACGGCGACGGCGAGGTCCGGGTTCAGCAGACCGGTGAGTTCGGCCTGGTCGTACATCGTGTAGCTGCGCCGGAACGCGGTCTCCTCGGGCAGCTCCGCGAACGAGAGGAACCGCTTGGCGAAGCGGACCGACCGGAATCCCCGTTTCGACGTCGCCACCGGCAGTCTGTCCACAAGGGACTCCACCGGGCGACGGACGAGGCCGGGAATCCGCTGGTACTGAACGGCGATCTTGTTCGCCAGATGCTTGCGATACCCGGCGAACAGCTCGTCGGCGCCCATGCCCGAGAGCATCACCTTGACGCCTGCCTCGCGAGCGGCGGCGCAGATCAGGTAGCTGTTGATCGCCGCCGGGTCACCGATCGGCTCGTCGAGGTGGTACGTCATCCGCGGCAACAGATCGAGCACCTGCGGCGCGATCTCGATCTCGTGCAGGTCGACACCGAACTTCGCGGCGACCTTCTTCGCGTACATCAGGTCGTCCGGCATCGCTTCGAACTTCGCGTCCTCGGCCCGGAAACCGATGGTGTACGCGGAGATCCCCGGCCGCTCGCGCGCGGCGAGCGCGGTCAGGTAGCTGGAGTCGAGCCCGCCGGAGAGGAACGTCGCGACCGGCACGTCCGCGATCAGGTGCTTGCGCGTGGAGTCCTCGATGACGGCATTGAGGTCGAACTCCCCCTCATACGCGGCCCCCTCTTCGGCGACCTGGCGCAGCGACCAGAAGGTGCCGCGTTCGACGTCGCCGTTCGGCCGGAACCGCGCCCAGCTGCCCGGCGGCAGCTTCTCGGCCTCCTTGAACGCGCAGCGGCCGTCCGGGACCCAGTAGTAGAGCAGGGAAGCGACGAGCGCGGTGTCGTCGACGGTCAGCGAGCCGCCCAGTTCGGCGGCCAGTGCCTTCAGCTCGGACGCGAAGGCGACCCCCTTGCCGCGGCGCACCAGGAAGAGCGGCTTGATCCCCAGCTGGTCGCGGACCAGCACCAGCTCGCCGGACCGCTCGTCGAAGACGCCGAACGCGAACATTCCGCGCAACCGGTGCAAACCCACGGTGCCCCACGCGCGCCAGGCTTCCAGCAGGACCTCGGTGTCGGACGTCCCCCGGAAGCGCACACCGGCGGCTTCGAGTTCCTTCCGCAGCTCCGGCGCGTTGTACAGCTCGCCGTTGTAGGTCAGCGCGAGCCCGTCCTTGACCATCGGCTGCGCGCCGGTCTCGGTCAGGTCGACGATCGACAGCCGCCGGTGTCCCAAGTGGACTTCGCCATCCCCGGCACGATGGTCGTACCTGCCGGAACCGTCGGGTCCCCGGTGGGCGAGTGTCTTGGTGAGCCGATCGGTGAGCGGCCCCCCGTCCGGCCAGAAGTAAGCCCCTGCGATGCCGCACATCTGCTTTCGCTCCCCTTACAAGGCTTCGGCGTTATCCGGTGACACAGGCGAGAATCGTTTGGTCGGCTGATCGGCGTTGTCGAGGTCCTCGGACCGCCGGTACGGCGTCGGCGGATGGCGTCGCGCGCCCTTCTTCTCCCTCGACGGCTCCAGCACCCGCTCGACGGGGCTTTCGGCGGCCGTCTCGACCGGCGCCACCGTCGAGAGACGCCGCACCGGGACGTCCTCGGGGAACATCTCGACCGGCTTGGGCGCGGGCCGCGGCATCTGCCGTTCCGGCGCGCCCGGGCGCGCGGGCGCCACCGTCCGCGCGGGGACGGGCAGCGGCTCCGGCACGGCACCGGCGCGACCGCGCAACGCCGTGTGCAGACCGTCCCACAGCGTCCCGTCGGTGTGGTCGCGCGGATCCGGGTCCACCACGACGACGCCGATGATCGGGATCCGCCGATCGGCCAGCTGGCGGGCGACGGTATGCAGCCATTCGGTGTTCGCGTGCCCGGCGCGCACGACGAGGATCGTCTCCTCGCCGAGGAACTCGAGGTCGGTCCACGCCGTGCCGGGCTCGATCGAGCCGACACCGATGCGCCTCTCCGCCGCGGCCAGCGGGACGTCGCCGCGGTCCAGCACCTGGATCGGGCTTTCGCCTGTCAGCTCGCGGAGGTTCGTCTTCGGCAGGTCGTCGACGAGCGAGACCGGCCCCTTCCCGGCCAGCTCGCGCGCCATGTCGACGGCGAGCGCGGCGGTGACCTGGCGGGCGCCGAGGTCGAGCAGCGACACCGAACCGTTTTCCCGCCGAACGGCGCGGACCAGTGTCGTCGCGACCCGCTGCCGCCGGGTCGCCGCGCGAGAGCGCCGCAGGAAACGCGGTGGTTTGGGCAGCTGCGCGATCACAGAGGCGCCGAGG is a genomic window containing:
- a CDS encoding alginate lyase family protein, coding for MDPSWYLRRLSRMGPAEIAGRVTDVVRKRQWRGVAGEKPAWLPDRRFVTVPGEDVLAAVSGEAVKDLLVTADRLMDGRAEYFGVERDDLVAPDWSYDPKTGRRAPSDVYSFDIPYRNEDAVGDIKQIWEPSRHQHLTVLAAAYALTGEDRYAERVAAHLKSWWAANPPMRGVHWVSGIELGIRLLSWVWVRRLLDGWAQAPSLFEDNPVALGQIWHHQRWLAAFPSRGSSANNHVIAEDAGQLAAACAFAWFPESAAWRDTALASLDKMLRHNTFDSGLNRELATEYHGLVLELGLAGALEAKAAGVAVPESTWLVLLRMTDALASIVDNRLRPPRQGDADDGFGLIVDGEDTGRWTSLLDTGSVLFGRLDWWPETPGGDIRTQLFSALAKDIRVGARRPVRRRDDFADAGMTILRDGGIWCRCDGGPHGFLSIAAHAHADALSVEVRHDGVDILADPGTYCYHGEPKWRSYFRSTAGHNTLELSRADQSVSGGPFLWTKHAVTTVIAAGTPSRWSAEHDGYAPSVHRRSVELEGTGLRILDEVRGGEAQHCRLAFHFGPLVEVSLSGGTATLSWTVDGEARTASFELPPELGWSAHRGETTPPMGWYSAGFGRREPSWTLLGSGTAVDGATFTSVLTFEPGNEDPPL
- a CDS encoding bi-domain-containing oxidoreductase, whose translation is MKQVVQNYKSGELALLDVEVPACKPGGVLVRTAYSLISTGTEMMKVSEASLSLVGKAKARPDQVAKVMQSVATNGLGATYRKAMNKLDSYTPLGYSLCGVVEEVGAGIDDVAVGDYVACAGNEHALHAELNWVPKNLYSKVPDGVDPRHAAFGTVGSIAMQGVRQGEPQIGDIALVIGLGLIGQLVVQLLVASGVRVVGVDPDPARCELAERLGALKCGDPGSGVIDTAVAEISSGHGVDQVYLAAGGSTNEPVELAAKLARDRGRVIDIGKCSLNLPWNAYYEKELDVRFSRSYGPGRYDPEYELEGRDYPIGQVRWTERRNLECVVDLMGSGRLDVEPLISHVSAFSDAVETYRKLNEGELKAVAVLFEYEKRAATTTEHVTSVALPKTVTSRAVPKPDSLRIGFIGAGNYASSMLLPHLVEMEYLDLFEVVTTSALSGANAKRKFGFARASTDVDAMLEDSSIDAVFIVTRHSSHAELTRRALLAGKAVFVEKPLALSEKELEVVLGAIEESGNDRLQVGFNRRFAPLLNESVRQFGPRIGPASVRYLVNAGQLDATSWYNQADSEGSRFAGEGGHFIDTVSWLLGSDPVSVYATATPGHQDLQILLRYPDGSTASIAYTTNGSSAFPKETIDLTADGKVLKFDDFARASVFGRKKWASSRIPKGRDKGQAAELEAFVDALTTGVAMPVSVESLVSTTLATLAVNRSLETGAVVRIGTEGLG
- the asnB gene encoding asparagine synthase (glutamine-hydrolyzing); amino-acid sequence: MCGIAGAYFWPDGGPLTDRLTKTLAHRGPDGSGRYDHRAGDGEVHLGHRRLSIVDLTETGAQPMVKDGLALTYNGELYNAPELRKELEAAGVRFRGTSDTEVLLEAWRAWGTVGLHRLRGMFAFGVFDERSGELVLVRDQLGIKPLFLVRRGKGVAFASELKALAAELGGSLTVDDTALVASLLYYWVPDGRCAFKEAEKLPPGSWARFRPNGDVERGTFWSLRQVAEEGAAYEGEFDLNAVIEDSTRKHLIADVPVATFLSGGLDSSYLTALAARERPGISAYTIGFRAEDAKFEAMPDDLMYAKKVAAKFGVDLHEIEIAPQVLDLLPRMTYHLDEPIGDPAAINSYLICAAAREAGVKVMLSGMGADELFAGYRKHLANKIAVQYQRIPGLVRRPVESLVDRLPVATSKRGFRSVRFAKRFLSFAELPEETAFRRSYTMYDQAELTGLLNPDLAVAVDDVITEHADTYHDNTLSDFVNRMCLADSRLFLPGLNLAYTDRSSMAASAEVRTPFVDIEVVKAAFRIPGDRKIVKRQGKMALKEAALSILPAEIVHRSKGLFSAPLRAWMSRDLAPLVREVTNEGELVKAGFLRREALRKLVDEDASGQQDRSKHLWHILTLEYWYRGAVTAWSSGS
- a CDS encoding Wzz/FepE/Etk N-terminal domain-containing protein, with protein sequence MTSAEKPKSEPLIDLQRLVVSVRRRRRLWVATALLGLIAGGLVAMLLPPPPTAVAQILVIHPDDSPTDSGTLMRTDVAVLQTTKIATEALKKLNSTQAPEEFLKDYEGLGLTNNVLQLTVKGKTEDEALARAQAISDAFITEYVGRNQAAAAAQQKALLDQRNQAQEELTPIEASIIAEEAKGRNANPAQLERLYSRRAELTSKISDYDGRAQEAGIGTPKVAAGTQIVDAPRIPPRSLLKTLATDAGIGLALGLLAGLGLAAVTSVVKDRPVLRREISQHLGASVIAQLPKPPRFLRRSRAATRRQRVATTLVRAVRRENGSVSLLDLGARQVTAALAVDMARELAGKGPVSLVDDLPKTNLRELTGESPIQVLDRGDVPLAAAERRIGVGSIEPGTAWTDLEFLGEETILVVRAGHANTEWLHTVARQLADRRIPIIGVVVVDPDPRDHTDGTLWDGLHTALRGRAGAVPEPLPVPARTVAPARPGAPERQMPRPAPKPVEMFPEDVPVRRLSTVAPVETAAESPVERVLEPSREKKGARRHPPTPYRRSEDLDNADQPTKRFSPVSPDNAEAL